One stretch of Phocoena phocoena chromosome 10, mPhoPho1.1, whole genome shotgun sequence DNA includes these proteins:
- the LOC136129079 gene encoding histone H4, with amino-acid sequence MSGRGKGGKGLGKGGAKRHRKVLRDNIQGITKPAIRRLARRGGVKRISGLIYEETRGVLKVFLENVIRDAVTYTEHAKRKTVTAMDVVYALKRQGRTLYGFGG; translated from the coding sequence ATGTCTGGTCGTGGCAAAGGCGGTAAGGGCCTTGGAAAAGGGGGCGCTAAGCGTCATCGCAAAGTTCTGCGCGATAACATCCAGGGCATTACGAAGCCCGCTATTCGCCGTCTAGCCCGGCGTGGAGGTGTGAAGCGTATTTCTGGTCTTATCTACGAGGAGACGCGCGGGGTGCTGAAGGTGTTTCTGGAAAATGTAATCCGGGACGCTGTCACCTACACAGAGCACGCCAAGCGCAAGACTGTTACCGCCATGGACGTGGTCTACGCGCTCAAGCGCCAGGGACGCACTCTCTACGGCTTCGGCGGCTGA
- the H4C11 gene encoding histone H4: MSGRGKGGKGLGKGGAKRHRKVLRDNIQGITKPAIRRLARRGGVKRISGLIYEETRGVLKVFLENVIRDAVTYTEHAKRKTVTAMDVVYALKRQGRTLYGFGG, from the coding sequence ATGTCGGGTCGTGGGAAAGGCGGGAAGGGTCTCGGAAAGGGGGGCGCCAAGCGCCACCGTAAGGTGCTGCGTGATAACATTCAGGGCATCACTAAGCCCGCTATTCGGCGTTTGGCTAGGCGTGGTGGTGTCAAGCGCATCTCTGGCCTCATCTACGAGGAGACTCGCGGGGTGCTGAAGGTGTTCTTGGAGAACGTGATTCGGGACGCTGTGACTTACACCGAGCACGCCAAGCGCAAGACCGTCACCGCCATGGACGTGGTCTACGCGCTCAAGCGCCAGGGACGCACCCTTTATGGCTTTGGCGGCTAG
- the LOC136129072 gene encoding histone H2B type 1-L-like, producing MPEFAKSTPAPKKGSKKAVTKAQKKDGKKRKRSRKESYSVYVYKVLKQVHPDTGISSKAMGIMNSFVNDIFERIAGEASRLAHYNKRSTITSREIQTAVRLLLPGELAKHAVSEGTKAVTKYTSSK from the coding sequence ATGCCTGAGTTTGCCAAGTCCACTCCTGCCCCGAAGAAGGGTTCCAAGAAGGCGGTGACCAAGGCCCAGAAAAAAGATGGTAAGAAGCGCAAGCGCAGCCGCAAGGAAAGCTACTCGGTGTACGTGTACAAGGTGCTGAAGCAGGTCCACCCGGACACCGGTATTTCGTCTAAAGCCATGGGCATCATGAATTCGTTCGTTAACGACATTTTCGAGCGCATCGCGGGCGAGGCGTCGCGCTTGGCGCATTACAACAAGCGCTCGACCATCACCTCCAGGGAGATCCAGACGGCCGTGCGCTTGCTGCTGCCCGGCGAGCTGGCCAAGCACGCCGTGTCCGAGGGCACCAAGGCTGTCACCAAGTACACCAGCTCTAAGTGA
- the LOC136129070 gene encoding histone H2A type 1-H, translating to MSGRGKQGGKARAKAKTRSSRAGLQFPVGRVHRLLRKGNYAERVGAGAPVYLAAVLEYLTAEILELAGNAARDNKKTRIIPRHLQLAIRNDEELNKLLGKVTIAQGGVLPNIQAVLLPKKTESHHKAK from the coding sequence ATGTCCGGGCGAGGCAAACAAGGCGGCAAGGCTCGCGCCAAAGCGAAGACTCGCTCCTCGCGGGCCGGGCTCCAGTTTCCCGTGGGCCGAGTGCACCGCCTGCTCCGTAAGGGCAACTACGCCGAGCGGGTCGGGGCCGGCGCGCCGGTGTACCTTGCGGCCGTGCTGGAGTACCTGACGGCCGAGATCCTGGAGCTGGCGGGCAACGCAGCCCGTGACAACAAGAAGACGCGCATCATCCCGCGCCACCTGCAGCTGGCCATCCGCAACGACGAGGAGCTCAACAAGCTGCTGGGCAAAGTCACCATCGCGCAGGGCGGCGTCCTGCCCAACATCCAGGCCGTGCTGCTGCCCAAGAAGACCGAGAGCCACCACAAGGCCAAGTAG
- the H3C10 gene encoding histone H3.1: MARTKQTARKSTGGKAPRKQLATKAARKSAPATGGVKKPHRYRPGTVALREIRRYQKSTELLIRKLPFQRLVREIAQDFKTDLRFQSSAVMALQEACEAYLVGLFEDTNLCAIHAKRVTIMPKDIQLARRIRGERA, from the coding sequence ATGGCTCGCACTAAGCAGACCGCTCGCAAGTCCACAGGCGGCAAGGCGCCGCGCAAGCAGCTGGCCACCAAGGCGGCCCGCAAGAGCGCGCCGGCCACGGGCGGCGTGAAGAAGCCGCACCGCTACCGGCCCGGCACGGTGGCCCTGCGCGAGATCCGCCGCTACCAGAAGTCCACGGAGCTGCTGATCCGCAAGCTGCCGTTCCAGCGCCTGGTGCGCGAGATCGCGCAGGACTTCAAGACTGATCTGCGCTTCCAGAGTTCGGCCGTGATGGCGCTGCAGGAGGCGTGCGAGGCCTACCTGGTGGGGCTCTTCGAGGACACCAACCTGTGTGCCATCCACGCCAAGCGCGTCACCATCATGCCCAAGGACATCCAGCTTGCCCGCCGCATCCGCGGAGAGAGGGCGTGA
- the H2AC13 gene encoding histone H2A type 1 encodes MSGRGKQGGKARAKAKTRSSRAGLQFPVGRVHRLLRKGNYAERVGAGAPVYLAAVLEYLTAEILELAGNAARDNKKTRIIPRHLQLAIRNDEELNKLLGKVTIAQGGVLPNIQAVLLPKKTESHHKAKGK; translated from the coding sequence ATGTCCGGGCGAGGCAAACAAGGCGGCAAGGCTCGCGCCAAAGCTAAGACTCGCTCCTCGCGGGCCGGGCTCCAGTTTCCCGTGGGCCGAGTGCACCGCCTGCTCCGTAAGGGCAACTACGCCGAGCGGGTCGGGGCCGGTGCGCCGGTGTACCTTGCGGCCGTGCTGGAGTACCTGACGGCCGAGATCCTGGAGCTGGCGGGCAACGCAGCCCGTGACAACAAGAAGACGCGCATCATCCCGCGCCACCTGCAGCTGGCCATCCGCAACGACGAGGAGCTCAACAAGCTGCTGGGCAAAGTCACCATCGCGCAGGGCGGCGTCCTGCCCAACATCCAGGCCGTGCTGCTGCCCAAGAAGACCGAGAGCCACCACAAGGCTAAAGGCAAATAG